TGGGATTGTTCGTGTAGGCTCGCTAAACCGTCTGCTTCAAAAGCTCTAAAAGTGTTGCGTACTGTTTGGGTGGCGATTCTCAGGGACCTGGCAATTTGGGAGACCACCTGACCCTCATGGCTGGCCAGCAGAATCTGGCTGCGCCGCACCGTGAAGGCGTCTTTGGATTTGAGCTGATCTTGGATGTGCTGGACTTCTGTTTCGCTGAGGGGTCGGACTTTGACTTTGCTGCCCATAGCTCACTGTGACAGATGACGGACATCTTCACAATCTCACTTGTGATCCTGCATTTGTCAGCACCTATCCAGAGATTGCCCGTGCATACCGTGAACTGGGTGAAGCCGTCCATCTGGAAGGTCCTTTGAATGAACGTGAAAGAAGACTGGTGAAACTCGCCCTTTCGGTGGGTTTTCAGCAGGAAGGGGCTGTGCACAGCCAGACCCGCAAAGGTGTGCAAAGTGGCCTCACAGCAGAGGACATCCGTCATGTGGTGTTGTTGGGCATGACCACTCTGGGTTTTCCAAAGACCATTGCTGCCCTCTCATGGGTGGAGGACATTTTGCAGGAAAACGAAAGCTGAGTCGAGTGGCTCCATGCCCCTTGAATTTGGCATGGATGTTTATTTTTGGGGAAGATTCTGGCGTCCCTGTTTCCAGAGGTCGATTCCAGCCCAGATCCCTGCGAGGGTGGTGATGGCTCCCATCACATTCAGCATGAGGGGTCCCACCCCGAGGTTCACCATGGCAATGTCCAAAAGCCCGTGGAACACCGCCAGCACAGGCAGGCTCCCACGGGTTTTTTCATAGAGCCATGCGGTGAGCAAAGCCCCACAGGTCAGGCTGAACAACCATCCCAAAAGCATCGGTCCCATGCTCTGGTAGGTGGGGTTGGTCAGGATCAGGGGCAGGTGCCAGACGGCCCAGAAAGGCAACACCAGCAGGGATGCCTTCAGGCCAGAGAAACGCTCTTTGAGGAGTGGATACAGAAATCCGCGCCAGCCGACCTCCTCACCAAAACCATAAAACAGCACCTCACACAGCACCAGTGCAGCAAAAGGTAAATGGGGGTACTCCTGTACTTTCAAGAAATTGCCCCACAAGACCATGGGCGTGAAAGGCAAAGCCAGCACCATCAGCAGCAGAGGACTGAGGGCCAAAAGCCACCCTGTCCAGCCCACATTCACATGCAGGATGTTTTTTTGCAGGGTCTTCAATTGAGAAGGGGCCACCAGTACGCACACGAACAATGCCGACAGGGCAGGTCCGAGGCTTCCCACAAAATGCAAATAGGGAAGGGGATCAGGGATTCCTTGCAGGTTGGCCACCACTCTGGGCATCCAGATCAGCCATGAAAAAACGAAAGCCAGAGCAGCAAAAACGCTCACCCTGACCGACCACAAGGTGTTCAATGTTGGTTTTACAGTGTTTTTCGATGTGTTTTTCGATGTGTTCAAGGGACACCCCCTGAATTTCAGGATAGGCCACAACTTTTCTGCAGATGTCCCTGTCTTCAGTTTGGATGTTGGATGTTCAAGTGTTCTTGCAGCATCTGGATCAATCCTTTCAGTGCAGGATGGTTGCCTGCCTTCCACACCAGCTGAAAAGTACACTGCACAGGAGGATCAAAATCCAGAAAGCTGACCGAAGCAGGTGCATGTTGCTGTTGCCCTCGGGTCACCACAGCCGCACCCATTCCAGCCTGCACCAGAGCCAGAGCGCTTTGTTCCGACATCACCTTTTGCACGAAATCGTGGGTGCGGTGGCCGACCGGGACCACCTCGTCCAGCAAAGCCTGCAACTCCGGGCAATGTTGCCAGTCATAGCCGATCAGGGGTACCTGCTGGGCAGATTTGCGTGACACCACCGCATGTTCAGCCAGAGGGTGCCCTTTGGGAACAGCCAGAGCCAAAGAATGCTGCTGCAAATCCAGATGCTGTAATCCCTCTGGAAGACCCACAGCAGTCACAATGCCTGCATCCAGTTGCCCCTTTTGAATGCGTGAGAGGAGGTCCCGGACCGTCAATTCATGCAGTTGCAATTCCAGATGGGGGAGGGCCTGACATGCACGCAGGAAGGTGGGAAGCACCTCTGGGACAGCCGAAGGAAGGTATCCGATGCTCAGGGTTCCGGCTCCACCTTCGGCCACTTTGCGGGTCAATTCGATGGCTTCATCGAGCTGTTGCAGCAGGTGTTTGCTGCGGGCATAAAACACCTCTCCGGGCAGGGTCAGTTCCACTTTGCGTGAAGTGCGCCTGAACAACACCACCCCGAGTTGGTCCTCAAGGCGTTTGATGGCCTGACTGAGCGGTTGTGGTGCAAGGTGCAGAGCCTGTGCTGCACGTCCAAAGTGCAATTCATCGGCCACGGCAACAAAATAACGCAACAAACGGACCTCGATCATCATGAACATGATACGTGATGATCAGGCATGAAAATGGTGATGGACATGCATGATGCTCCCCTGTACCCTGAAGGCATCCCCAACCGTTCAGGACATCTGAACAGAAAGAGGCTTTCTCGTGGAGGGTTCGACCCATGTTCCCCTGATTGTGGTGGGCTCCGGTCCTGCTGGACTGACCGCTGCCCTTTATGCTGCCCGAGCGAGGGTGAACCCTCTGGTCATCCGTGGACCTCTGCCCGGAGGACAGGTCACCCACTCGCAGCAGATCGACAATTTTCCCGGCTTTCCAGAAGGCATTTCTGGATTTGAACTGGCCACACGCATGGAAGAACACGCCAGCACATATGGTGCCCGCTTTCACGATGCTTTCGTGACCCGTGTGGACCTGCAAAAAACACCTTATCGCCTTTACACCGATGACGGTTTGCTCTGGACTGCTGATGCCTTGATCCTGTGCACTGGAGCCACCCCCAGAGCGCTCGGGGTGCCCGGTGAATCCCTTGCTGGTGTCGAGCATTGTGCCACCTGCGATGGTCCCCTGTATGCAGACCGGACGGTGGTGGTGGTTGGAGGAGGGAGCACCGCATTCACCGATGCCCTCCAGTTGTCCCACTATGCCCGAGAGGTGCTTTTGGTTCACCGCTCTGATCGCTACCGTGCCGAGCAGGTGCTGCAAGAACAGGTGCAAAACACCTCCAACATCCAACTGCTGCCCCACCACACCGTGCAGTCCATTCTGGGCACCGAGCAGGTGCAAGCCGTCCAACTGAAAAACGCCCATTCCACTTTCGTTTTGCCCACCGATGCGGTTTTTGTGTGCATCGGTTCGGTGCCCAACACGTGGCTTTTTGAAGGCCAATTGCGGTTGGATCAGCAAGGTTTGATCCTGACCAATGCCTTCATGCAAACCTCTCTGGTTGGGGTTTATGCCGCAGGAGAGGTGCAGGAAAGCCAATTCAAGCAGGCGATCACCAGCGCAGGAGACGGTGCCAGAGCTGCCCTGCACGCCATTCAACACCTTCATCTTTCAAGGAGCATGTCATGACCCGCCCCCTCACCCAGCTTGCCCCCACCTTTCAATTGCAAACCAGCCACGGACCTGTTCAACTGGTGGATTACCGTGGAAAACAAAAAGTGCTGATGTATTTCATGCGTGAATTCAACTGTCCAATGTGCACCAAGGTCGTGTTGCACCTCAAACGCATGCATCCAGAGCTTCAGGCCCACAACATTCAGGTGCTGGTTCTGGGTGGAGGAGACGAGAAAGCCGCCCACACCTTGCAGAAACGCTTTGATTTGCCGTTTCCTGTGGCTGCAGACCCCAACCGCAACATCTACCGGGCATACAGTCTGGAAAAAACCCTCGGGCTTCTGCAGTGGAACGGCACCGTTCTGGTGGATCTGGATGGAAAAATCGTCTACCAGAGGGTTTCACAGAGACCCGGAGGCAGTTTTGACGAGGTGGAATTGAAAACCCACTGGTGATTCAAATGTTGCAGGGTGGTCAGCACAGCTAATCCAGAGCGTGCCCACTCTGGTCATCGGTGTACCAGGACTGGTTCTGAAAGGCCAGAAACACCCCCACCCAGCGGTTTTCGTGCGGAAAGTGGAACAAGAGCCCTCCATCCTGATGGATCCCATCGGCGGCTTTGAAACGCGGTTCGTTGCCCTGATTCATGTGGATGTCATGGAGGCCAAATTGCCTGCCCGGATCCTCCTCAAAAGGGAAAACGGGTGGCCTGCCCGGATCGAAAGGCTTCGGCATCCACATTTCGCCAAACACATACACGAAAGCCCCCCTCTGGTCTCTGGCCTTGCTGAACAGGACCCTGAGGTGGTCCTGCAAATCGTCCAGTTTTCCGGGTGCAGAAGGAGGCAAAGTTTGCATCAGGGCTGGATCAAACAGCCCCGAGCGCACATAATCCAGCCGAATTTCGGTGTGGGTAGGTGCGGGGCGCAAGGCCAAAGCCCCCACTTCCAGAAACTGGCGTTCTGCTCTGGTGAGCGGTCTGGTGGTCAGGATTTTTTCGGCCTCCTGCTGGAAGTGGTTTTCCAGATGCAGGGTCAGTGGATGCTGAAAGTCCGGTTCAATCAAGAAGCGCACATGGCTGTCCTCAGGGTGTGTGCTGCTCGCTCTGGACAGCACATTGATGGCCAGTTGCAGGTCACGCACCTGACCGTTCAAAAAGGTCTGCCCATGCACCCGATGGTGCACCGATCCGCTCTGGCGGTTGGCCGAACGCTGTGCAACAATGCGGGTTTTGGCAATCCAGTAATCGATCGGCATGCAGTCAGGACAGGGAAGAGGAGAAGAGGCTCTGGCCTTCAGTGTACCCTGCCCAGAGGGAAAAGCAGGCTCGGGGTGGGATCAATAAGAAGGCTGCCCAAAAGGCAGCCTTCTTCATTTTTGGCTTTCAGAAATGCGTTTTCGCTCAAGGGGTGAAAAAACGCCCATCAAAACGGGCCAGAGCGTCACGTACCCGCTCTTCCTGCACGCTGTCTTCGGCGTCCACACTGAGCAGGATTTTGCCGTCCCTGTAAGCATCCTGATAAAAACGCACTTCACGGTCTGCATGGTCGTTGTCATGGTGGTTGATGGGGTTCACATCGTCCCTGAGGTGGTGTTGCAACAGGGCTCCAGCGGCAACAGCAGTGGCACCCGGAGACCCCAACCCCCCGAGTCCCACCGGAACACCAACACTGACAGCAGGGGGAACCACAAATCCGATGTCTCCTGCCCGGTCGTCCTGACCTTCCAGAACCGGGTTGACCCGAGCATCTCCACCTTCACGAACGGTGCCATCAGGGTCAGGACGCACATTTGCGGAACCGTCTCCACGGTGTTGCAGGCTCAGGTGCTGGTCGGCAATCCCGAGGGAGCGGAGTTCTTGCAGGGCAGATTGGGCCTGTTGTTCAGAATCAAAAGCAGCAGTGATGCGTGACATGTTGAAACCTCCTGAGGTTTAAAAATTCGCTTCAGGTTTCAGTATGGCTCTGGGAAAGGGTTTTTTCTGTTGGACTTCCCACTTACTGCAGGGTCATCCTAAAGTCAGACCATTGGCAGGCCCATTGAAGAAGCGGTCAGCAGTCAGCCCTCAGCTTTCAGCAAAAAAGACCATCCAGAGGCTTTTGCTTTCGAAAAAAGCAAGCCAAAGTGCAAAGTCCTCTCTGGTTTCCAAATGCAAGGTGCATCAAACAGACTTTCCTTCCGCCTGCTGGCTCTCACTGTTGATCTCACCCAAACAGCGACTTGGTGTTTACCCTAACACTTGCTGCTTTGTTCCAGAATGTTCTTTTTTCTTTGTAACTGCTTTCAGCAGAAGTGAGTTCAACTCACTTCTGCTTGAGCAAAGCGAATGGAAAGGTCAGGACAGTAGAGTGAGGTTCAAGCAACATCTGCTCAACTCAGAAGATGCCCTAAAAAATCTTCCAGCGGGGTTTGAGCAATTTTCGCAAACGGTCTGCAGCCTCTTCAGACCCCTGATCTTGGGCCAACTGGTAGCACTCGATGGCCAACTGGCGGTCCTTGAAGGTGCCCCTTCCCTGCTCGTACATGCGCCCGAGCTGCAAGAGGGCTTCGCTGTGGTTTTGATCGGCGGCTTTTTTGTGCCACTCGAAGGCCAGTGCGTCGTCTCTGGGCACGCCATGTCCTTTTTCCAGCAACTGCCCGAGGCTGAACTGGGCTTCGGATTCGCCTTGCTCTGCGGATTTGAGGAACCAACGGAAAGCCTGATTGTGGTCCTGTTCGACCCCTCTGCCTTCTTCGTAGAGCAGGGCCAGATTGTACTGTGCGGTGGCGTTGCCTCCCTGTGCAGCAAGCCTGTACCATTGGAAGGCCTGCGCGAGACTTTGCATCACCCCTCTACCGTGCTCGTACAGCATTGCAAGGTTGTTCTGGGCCACCAGATGCCCCTGATCCGCTGCCCGCCTGTACCAGAGCGCAGCCTGTGCAGGCTCGGGTTTCACAAGGGTCCCTTCATCGAGCAGGAGGCCCATTTTGAACTGTGCATCCAGCACCCCTCCCTGAGCGGCTTTCTCAAAGCATTTGAGGGCCTGATGCCCGTCTTGTGCGATGCCCAGACCCTGCTCAAGGCAAAGCCCGTACTGGTGCAAGGCTTCCAGATGCCCCTGATCGGCGGCTTTGCGGTACCAGTACGCTGCCTGATGCAACTGGATGGAGGTTCCTTTGCCTTCTGCGTACATGCCTGCCACTTTGAACTGCGCGTCCCTGTGGGCTTGCTGCGCAGCCTTCTGGTACCAGAACAGGGCCTGAGGCAGGTTGTTCTGCTGTTCCTCCAGTTGCCCAAGGGTGAATTGTGCCCCCACATCCCCCTGATCGGCGGCTTTTTCGTACCAGAGCAGGGCTTCTTTGAAGTCCACAGGCACCCCGAGGCCCTTTTCGTACATGCGGGCCAGTTTGGTCTGGGCTTTCAGATGGTTTTGCCTTGCGGCTTTGCGGTACCAGTCAAAGGCTTGCACCAGACTCTGGGTGACTCCGGTGCCATGCTCGTACAGCACTGCCAGATTGTACTGGGCAATGGCGTGTCCTTGCTCTGCTGCTGCACGAAAAAGCCTTGCCGCCTCGGTGTGGCTTTGCACCACCCCACGCCCTTTCATGTACAGGAACCCGAGGTCGTTTTGTGCAGAGGGGTGCCCCTGATCTGCGGCCCTGCGGTACCACTGGGCCGCCACTTTTTCGTCTCTGGGGACCCCCTCGCCTTGCTGGTGTTTGACCCCTCTGGCGTACATCTCATCTGCGGAAGGCTCAGGAAGGGTGGGTTTGGACGGAGGGGCTTTCTGACCTCCCAGCAACTGGCGGATCTCTGCTGCACTCTGGGGTCGGTCCTGAATTTGCAAAGACAGGGACCGCAAGATCATGCTTCTCAGCGGATGTTTCTCTGGCAACGGGAGGGGCTCCAGAGTGGCTCCAGTCACCCGGTCAATGGAGGCAGGAGGTGCTTTTCCCAGCAAGGCATGGTACAGGGTGGCAGCCAGAGAGTAAAAATCTGTGTAAGCTCCGGTTTTTGCAGCGGTGGCGTACTGCTCCAGAGGGGCGTAACCCGGCGTGACCATGCGCGTGTGGTTGCTGGTTTTGTTGGCCTCGAAGTGGCGTGCTGTGCCAAAATCAATCAGGACCACCCGACCTCCAGAGGCCATGAAAATGTTCTCGGGTTTGATGTCGCGGTGCAGCATTCCGGCCCGGTGTACGGTGTCCAGCGCCTCAATCACTTGCAAACACACTTCCAGAGCCTGATGTGGGGTCAGTTTGCCATGTTCGTGGATGTGCTCTGCAAGGGTCTGTCCGGTCAGGTGCTCCATCACCAGATAACCGGTGTTGTTTTCCTCAAAGCCATCCAGCACCTTCACGATGTTGGGGTGGTCAAAACCCGTCAGCAGTTGGGCTTCTCTGGAAAAGCGGGCTTTTTCTTGCTCGAAGCTTTCCATTTGCGAGGCGACCACCTGACTTGCGTTGCCCCGAGTGGTCATGCCGTCCACATACAGCTCTTTGATGGCAACTGTTCGCCCTAAAAAGGTGTTGGCCCCGAGGTAGGTGATGCCAAAGCCTCCCCGTCCCAGAACCCTGCCGACGGTGTATTTTCCCCCGTGCAGTTTGGTGCCCACAGGCAGGTGGACTTTCAGAAGCCAGCCACAGATTGGGCATCGGTTGGGGTCGTCAGAGAGGGTGTTGTGGCAGTGCGGACAGATCACAGGCATGTGCTGCTTCAGTTTAGCCCAGTTTTTCATGGGATTTTGCAGGATTTGCTCTCAGGGGCAGAACAAGTCTGACTTTTGGTAGGTCACTTGAAGAAGCGTTCAGCGATCAGCCATCAGCGGTCAGCAAAAAGCTCACCTTGAGGCTTTTGCAAACAGCAAAATCAAAAGGCACCAAATGAAAGCCCACTCAGATTTGAAGCTCAAAAGGCAGCAAGCAAACTTTCCTTCTGGCTGACCGCTGATGGCTCTTTGTGTTGGCATGCCCTGACAGCGACTTTAGGCTGACCCTGGCCTTCAGGGGCAGATGGCACAGGGCCTCAAGTTGGGCCTGTCATCTGCAAAACACCATCACCTGCGGGACAGCAGGTTCAGGGGATTCAGCTCACTGCCGTTTTTGTACACGCGGAAGTCGAGGTGTGCGCCTGTGGAAAACCCGGTGGAACCCACCAGAGCGATGCGCTGTCCGGCCTCCACCACCATGCCTGCAGAGACCAGCAGGCGGCTGTTGTGGCTGTAACGGGTGCTCCATCCGTCTCCATGGTCGATCACGATTGTGAAGCCGTATCCGGTGTTGTCAAATTTGGCGGTGCGCACCACGCCTCCTCTGGAAGCGATCACAGGGGTTCCCGTGGCTGCTGCAATGTCAATGGCAGGGTGGTAGTTGCTGCCGGCCACCCAGATGTTGCGGTAACCAAAACCACTGGTGATGCGCCCATTGACCGGCCACATCCAGCCACTGCTCTGCCCGTAACTGGCTTTTTTGATGGTGCTTTTTTGCTGGGCTGCCTTTTTGATTTTGTTGGGCAGCACAATTTTCTGGCCCACCCTCAGGCTGTTGGGGTTTTTCAGGGAGGGGTTCAGGTCGCGGATGGCGTCCATGTTGACACCCTGCTTCTGAGCGATGCGGCTCAGGGTGTCGCCGGTTTTGACGGTGTACACCGTTTTGGCCATTGCGTTTGAGGCAGCACAAAGGACGGCGAGCACGACGAAAAGGGGTTTGAAGGACATGGGGCTCCTGCAGAATTTTAAGGGGATGGGATTGGGCATCATTGGCCCGGTCTTCAGCATAGCTTCAGGTGGTGAGGCATCTGTGAACAAACTGAACTCAAAATGAAGGCCTGCATGAGAATTTTCTGAATTCTTTTGTACACTTTGTGCTCAAATGCCTGAAAAGACCACAGCCAGAGTCTTGGTTCCCCAGAGAGAGGGCGAAAAGCAGACTTCATTCCAGAATTTGAAACAGTCAATAAAACGTCTGTAAAGGTTCCTGGAGGGGATGAAAGGCAAAAAAATCACTGGTATGGAAATCTCTTGTAAAAAACACTTAATATCAGCAATTCATTCTGACAAAATCATTGCAGGCCATTGATCTTCAAACCAGAGACAAAAATCACCATAGATTTTGAAAATCTTGTTGAGTGAATGTTCAGCCATTCGCTCAAAGTTCAGACCTTGCTCAGCAGACTCCAATCTTGAGACGGGTCAAAAGCACTACTCTGGAGACATCCAGCTCAAACTGTGCAGATCCTGCAGGTCAGGGTCTTTCTGAATCCCCCAAACCCCAAAACCCACTTCTCCTCTGGTCTGTCCAGAGGTCACCACACCCGCCGGGCAAAACCGCTTTTTGCCCTCCGAGGAGGCTTCATGCAGCACCAACATGTTTCCCGATTCACTTGCAAGAATTCCGATGGCAGCTTTCAGGGTTGCGACATCGATTTTTACTTCACCCCCGACCGTCAGGAAGTGGTGGTGTATTTGAATGTTCCACGTCACGCCCCTCAACCCGAGTGGCACCGCATGGTCAACCAGTTTTACCGCCAGCACCTGTACCGCCTGCTGACCCCAGCAAGCCGATTGACTTTTTATGTGGTGGACGCCCATCAGCAATGCCAGTTCTTGCACCTCGGGGGTTTGCCCGGCGGCTACACCTCCAGCCATGTGGACACCCACCGTCAGGTGTTGCCTGCCAGCAGGAGTGGGGCCTCGGGATCCGTGCTCCGCGCCCAATAAACCGCAGTCACGAGCAACCACAAAACACCATGAAAAAGAAAGGACGTGCTGACCAGCACGTCCTTTCTCTGTTTGAAGGGTCAGTTGCGCATCGTGATGTTCAGGGATTGGGGTCCAGAGATGGGCACATAGCGGGTTTTGTTCATGACCCGTGATGCCGATTGCAACCTCAAAGTGAATTGAGACAGGTTCGTGGTGCTTCGTATGAAAGGGGTGTAGGTGGTTCCATTGGCTTGCACTTTGGAAATCTGGTCTGCCACAAGGTACCACGATGCATTGCTGATGTTGGTGGGAGCAGTGGGAGCAGTTGCAGGACAGGCTCCAGCCTGGCACACCACAGAACGGTACTCTTTGATCACCCAGGTGTTGCTGTCTGCCCAACTGTTGGTGTTTTTGTATTCTGTAGGGAGCGTGCTGCGGTCTTCCATTCGGTACACCAGCATCAGGTAAGCATCAATTTTGGAAGGGTTGGCGGTATCGCTGCCCTGCGAAACAGGAACCATGATGCCAAAGCAAGGATTGGTTGTGCTGGTGATGCTGCAGGCCAGACCGTTGACGGTCATGGAGGTTTGAAAGGATGTGGACTGTCGCACCATGTCGCCCATGTAACCTGTCGCTTCCACCAGAGAGGTCAGCTGCGCAGAATTGTCTTGCTGTCTGCTGCTGAATTGCAAGGTGTTGGACTCGATGGACATCACCATGGTGAGGATGAAACCCAGCATCAGCATGGAGATCAGCATCTCCACAAGGGTCACGCCAGCCTGTTTCATTCGGGCCTCCCAAATTCAGTTGCAAACACCAAATTTGATTTCTTGGGTGCAGTGCATGTGAGCACCACCCGTTTCCGCAGGGCCACACCGGGTGCAGTGATGTTGTCTGGATCAGAAAAGACAGGGACGCAGGTGTAAATGCCTGAAACAAATTGTGCGATGGGGGGATTGGTGGTGGAGGCCGTGTCAAAAGTGGTTTTGGTTTGCATGGCAAAAGACAGGTCTTCCATGTAAGCCTTCACCCGCAAAGTCACGGTCTGGTCCACATTGGCGTCCCGATTGATTTTGCTGATGGGAATCACTTGCAGTGAAAGGGCACTGATCAACAGCACTACCACCAGACTGACCAGAATTTCAATGAGGGTCAGACCCTGTTGGGTTTGTTTCATTTGACAATCACCTTGCCAATCAGACCCACCACAGTCACGGTGCGGGTGACGGATGCGTTCTGTGAAGAGACCAGAGTGAAAGACTGCAGGTTGGGACCTGCTGTGCCTGAGGTCGGAAGGGTGGTGCCATAAGGACCATGGAATGTCACAGTGCCTGTTGAGCTTGAAGAGAAAACCACTCCATCAGGCAACCTGTAATTGACATTGCTGATTTTGTAGGTTCTGCTGGACGCTGTGACTTCAATTGTTCTGGTGGTGTTCAGGCGTTTGGCTTCGAAATGCTGGGATTGCACATCGCTGGCAAATTGCTGAGCGGCTTCTTTCACTTTTGTTTGGACCAGATACCGGTTGGTTGGTCCCCAGACGATTGCAGTGAGCACGGCCATGATGGCCATCACGACCAGCATTTCCAGCAAAGTGAATCCAGAGGTGCGGTGTGAAGTGATCATTTTTGCCTCCAGGTGGCTTTGAGGGGGGTCACCCGAGTGACGGCAAGGTGCCGGCCACGTTCCAGAAACACCCGGTTGTCGTAATTGATGGTCATGGTGCCCCCTGCAGAAGTTCCAGAGGTGATCACTTGACCTTCCACAACCACTGCTCCGTTGACAATGGCGTTCCCCTGGTTGCGGAAGTCGCCCATCACATAGAGCAGACCGGTGAAATTGCCCCCTCTGGCACAGGTGCCGTTCAGGTTGAGGTTCCCTGTGATGATCAGGATGCCGGTTCCACACAGGTCGTTGATGCTGTAAGAGTTGTTGTTGGTGGCGAATTGGTTGGCCGGTCCAACCCAGTTCACCTGATCCAGCACAGTTGCTGGAGGCAGGTCGTATCTCTGGGAAAGGTCATATACATTTTGTTTGGTTTTTCCACTGAAGGTTTGCATGAACAGCTGTTCGCCACCCTTAATGTTGGTGTTGAAGGCTGCTGCACTGGGAAGCATGGTCGAAGATCCGCCACCAGTGATTCCGCCAGCAGAAGATGCCCCTGGCACATAACGGCTGATTCCGGTGCCTTCCTGCAAAGAATCCAGAAGGGCGGCTGTCACACTGCTGGTGCCTGTCAGGCCACTGCCCACAGCTGTTGCTGGATACCTGATGTCCAGATAGCCGGTGATGAGGTTGCCGGGCGACTCGTATCCCAGAGCGGTGACCTGAGCAGAGTACATCAGGCTGTTGATGCGGAAATAGATCACATCGCCCACATAAAATCCAGTGGGGTCACTGACCCGAACTCGGGCACTGACGGCATCTTTGAAAGCCACCACAGGGGTGACGGTGGTGCCTTCTGCACTGGACCGGACAGCAAATTGCACCAGATCCACGGCGGTGTTGTTGGTGACATTGGTGCTGCTGGTAGAGGTGTATGGCCCAGGTACCCTTTTCAAGATGTACCTGCGGGCCGTGTCGCTGTAGTTGCTGGCACGTTCTTGCAGACGGAAAAAGTATCCGTTGATGCGCACGTAACTGCCAGCGGTCAGGTAAGAGTCACTGTTGAATTGCGCAGTGACCGTGCTGCCTACTGCTGGAACCGTGAAGCCAGCGCCCACATTGGTGAGGG
This DNA window, taken from Deinococcus misasensis DSM 22328, encodes the following:
- a CDS encoding helix-turn-helix domain-containing protein, whose translation is MGSKVKVRPLSETEVQHIQDQLKSKDAFTVRRSQILLASHEGQVVSQIARSLRIATQTVRNTFRAFEADGLASLHEQS
- a CDS encoding carboxymuconolactone decarboxylase family protein; the encoded protein is MTDDGHLHNLTCDPAFVSTYPEIARAYRELGEAVHLEGPLNERERRLVKLALSVGFQQEGAVHSQTRKGVQSGLTAEDIRHVVLLGMTTLGFPKTIAALSWVEDILQENES
- a CDS encoding CPBP family intramembrane glutamic endopeptidase yields the protein MSVFAALAFVFSWLIWMPRVVANLQGIPDPLPYLHFVGSLGPALSALFVCVLVAPSQLKTLQKNILHVNVGWTGWLLALSPLLLMVLALPFTPMVLWGNFLKVQEYPHLPFAALVLCEVLFYGFGEEVGWRGFLYPLLKERFSGLKASLLVLPFWAVWHLPLILTNPTYQSMGPMLLGWLFSLTCGALLTAWLYEKTRGSLPVLAVFHGLLDIAMVNLGVGPLMLNVMGAITTLAGIWAGIDLWKQGRQNLPQK
- a CDS encoding LysR family transcriptional regulator, whose translation is MIEVRLLRYFVAVADELHFGRAAQALHLAPQPLSQAIKRLEDQLGVVLFRRTSRKVELTLPGEVFYARSKHLLQQLDEAIELTRKVAEGGAGTLSIGYLPSAVPEVLPTFLRACQALPHLELQLHELTVRDLLSRIQKGQLDAGIVTAVGLPEGLQHLDLQQHSLALAVPKGHPLAEHAVVSRKSAQQVPLIGYDWQHCPELQALLDEVVPVGHRTHDFVQKVMSEQSALALVQAGMGAAVVTRGQQQHAPASVSFLDFDPPVQCTFQLVWKAGNHPALKGLIQMLQEHLNIQHPN
- a CDS encoding NAD(P)/FAD-dependent oxidoreductase, which produces MEGSTHVPLIVVGSGPAGLTAALYAARARVNPLVIRGPLPGGQVTHSQQIDNFPGFPEGISGFELATRMEEHASTYGARFHDAFVTRVDLQKTPYRLYTDDGLLWTADALILCTGATPRALGVPGESLAGVEHCATCDGPLYADRTVVVVGGGSTAFTDALQLSHYAREVLLVHRSDRYRAEQVLQEQVQNTSNIQLLPHHTVQSILGTEQVQAVQLKNAHSTFVLPTDAVFVCIGSVPNTWLFEGQLRLDQQGLILTNAFMQTSLVGVYAAGEVQESQFKQAITSAGDGARAALHAIQHLHLSRSMS
- a CDS encoding peroxiredoxin family protein, with product MTRPLTQLAPTFQLQTSHGPVQLVDYRGKQKVLMYFMREFNCPMCTKVVLHLKRMHPELQAHNIQVLVLGGGDEKAAHTLQKRFDLPFPVAADPNRNIYRAYSLEKTLGLLQWNGTVLVDLDGKIVYQRVSQRPGGSFDEVELKTHW
- a CDS encoding DUF2278 family protein, with the protein product MPIDYWIAKTRIVAQRSANRQSGSVHHRVHGQTFLNGQVRDLQLAINVLSRASSTHPEDSHVRFLIEPDFQHPLTLHLENHFQQEAEKILTTRPLTRAERQFLEVGALALRPAPTHTEIRLDYVRSGLFDPALMQTLPPSAPGKLDDLQDHLRVLFSKARDQRGAFVYVFGEMWMPKPFDPGRPPVFPFEEDPGRQFGLHDIHMNQGNEPRFKAADGIHQDGGLLFHFPHENRWVGVFLAFQNQSWYTDDQSGHALD
- a CDS encoding serine/threonine-protein kinase translates to MPVICPHCHNTLSDDPNRCPICGWLLKVHLPVGTKLHGGKYTVGRVLGRGGFGITYLGANTFLGRTVAIKELYVDGMTTRGNASQVVASQMESFEQEKARFSREAQLLTGFDHPNIVKVLDGFEENNTGYLVMEHLTGQTLAEHIHEHGKLTPHQALEVCLQVIEALDTVHRAGMLHRDIKPENIFMASGGRVVLIDFGTARHFEANKTSNHTRMVTPGYAPLEQYATAAKTGAYTDFYSLAATLYHALLGKAPPASIDRVTGATLEPLPLPEKHPLRSMILRSLSLQIQDRPQSAAEIRQLLGGQKAPPSKPTLPEPSADEMYARGVKHQQGEGVPRDEKVAAQWYRRAADQGHPSAQNDLGFLYMKGRGVVQSHTEAARLFRAAAEQGHAIAQYNLAVLYEHGTGVTQSLVQAFDWYRKAARQNHLKAQTKLARMYEKGLGVPVDFKEALLWYEKAADQGDVGAQFTLGQLEEQQNNLPQALFWYQKAAQQAHRDAQFKVAGMYAEGKGTSIQLHQAAYWYRKAADQGHLEALHQYGLCLEQGLGIAQDGHQALKCFEKAAQGGVLDAQFKMGLLLDEGTLVKPEPAQAALWYRRAADQGHLVAQNNLAMLYEHGRGVMQSLAQAFQWYRLAAQGGNATAQYNLALLYEEGRGVEQDHNQAFRWFLKSAEQGESEAQFSLGQLLEKGHGVPRDDALAFEWHKKAADQNHSEALLQLGRMYEQGRGTFKDRQLAIECYQLAQDQGSEEAADRLRKLLKPRWKIF
- a CDS encoding M23 family metallopeptidase; this translates as MSFKPLFVVLAVLCAASNAMAKTVYTVKTGDTLSRIAQKQGVNMDAIRDLNPSLKNPNSLRVGQKIVLPNKIKKAAQQKSTIKKASYGQSSGWMWPVNGRITSGFGYRNIWVAGSNYHPAIDIAAATGTPVIASRGGVVRTAKFDNTGYGFTIVIDHGDGWSTRYSHNSRLLVSAGMVVEAGQRIALVGSTGFSTGAHLDFRVYKNGSELNPLNLLSRR